In Ascochyta rabiei chromosome 18, complete sequence, one DNA window encodes the following:
- a CDS encoding monooxygenase: protein MLPLRAKCIAVIGAGPSGLAAVKYLRAEKAFSKIVLFEQRTRDGGIWNYTSEERDEDLFTVPQTNPSGKNQEPIWKQALTNGSTNNKSNGVNGVSKDPVFVSPMYERLETNIPRGLMGFKNHDWPQDSQLFPKHQTVLKYIEDYGRDVQDTVRYSAQITDVTPTCDDPTSSWSVTSRNLKTTITTTETYDAVIVANGHFITPYIPDISNIADWNEAHPGLISHSKYYRRPEEFAGKKVIVVGNSASGADISNQIADHCTLPLLWSSKSTNLFVSATPNDPRRRELPPIRSFHAATRGVEFEDGTIENDIEAIVFATGYFYSLPFLDTVTPQPISDGSHVNHTYKHLFYAPKPTLSFLALPQRVIPFPVAEAQASVLARVYSGRLTLPPRSEMEEWEANAKAESGDGRAFHLLPFPRDGQYINELADWASSAPVKDGLDNEGQGMLPPRWGEWEFWCRENFPAIRQAFGKLGEKRFETRTLEEVGFSFAEYKKEKAEADGKLI, encoded by the exons ATGTTGCCATTACGGGCGAAGTGCATAGCCGTGATAGGCGCAGGTCCATCCGGACTGGCAGCAGTGAA ATATCTGCGTGCCGAGAAGGCCTTCTCGAAGATTGTCTTGTTCGAGCAGCGCACGAGAGATGGCGGCATCTGGAACTACACTTCTGAGGAAAGAGATGAGGACCTATTCACAGTGCCCCAGACGAACCCTTCTGGGAAAAATCAAGAGCCCATCTGGAAGCAAGCGTTGACCAATGGCTCCACGAATAATAAATCTAACGGTGTAAATGGCGTTTCAAAAGACCCGGTTTTCGTATCTCCCATGTACGAGAGACTCGAGACGAACATACCGCGAGGGTTAATGGGGTTTAAAAACCACGACTGGCCTCAAGATAGCCAGCTCTTCCCAAAGCACCAGACCGTACTCAAATACATCGAAGACTACGGCAGGGATGTTCAAGACACGGTTCGCTACAGCGCGCAGATAACAGATGTCACCCCAACATGCGACGATCCCACCAGCTCATGGTCCGTAACCTCTCGCAATCTGAAAACCACCATTACGACTACAGAGACATACGATGCTGTCATAGTGGCAAATGGGCATTTCATCACACCCTACATTCCGGACATCAGTAACATCGCGGACTGGAACGAGGCCCACCCGGGCCTGATCTCGCACTCAAAGTACTATCGTCGACCAGAGGAATTTGCTGGGAAGAAGGTGATCGTAGTGGGCAATTCAGCGTCGGGCGCAGACATATCCAACCAGATCGCCGACCACTGCACCCTCCCGCTTCTCTGGTCCAGCAAGTCGACGAATCTTTTCGTCAGCGCTACCCCAAACGACCCGCGGCGCCGTGAGCTGCCACCCATCAGATCCTTCCATGCCGCGACGCGGGGTGTGGAATTTGAAGACGGTACGATTGAGAACGACATCGAGGCCATCGTCTTCGCAACGGGCTACTTCTACAGCCTCCCCTTCCTAGACACGGTCACCCCGCAGCCGATCAGCGACGGGAGCCACGTCAACCACACATACAAGCACCTCTTCTACGCGCCGAAACCGACGCTCTCCTTCCTGGCGCTGCCGCAAAGAGTCATCCCCTTCCCCGTCGCCGAAGCCCAGGCCTCGGTCCTGGCCCGCGTATACTCCGGCCGCCTGACCCTCCCGCCGCGCTCAGAGATGGAGGAGTGGGAAGCAAACGCCAAAGCCGAATCCGGCGACGGGCGAGCCTTCCACCTCCTGCCTTTCCCCAGAGACGGGCAGTACATCAACGAGCTGGCAGATTGGGCTTCGAGTGCGCCTGTCAAAGACGGACTGGACAACGAAGGCCAGGGGATGCTGCCGCCGCGGTGGGGCGAGTGGGAGTTCTGGTGCCGCGAGAACTTCCCGGCTATCAGACAGGCGTTTGGCAAGCTGGGCGAGAAGCGGTTCGAGACGAGGACGCTGGAGGAAGTCGGGTTTAGCTTTGCAGAGTATAAGAAGGAAAAGGCGGAAGCAGACGGGAAACTGATTTGA
- a CDS encoding Signal-recognition-particle GTPase: MVLQDLGRRINAAVSDLTRSPNLDEKAFEAMLKEISNALVEADVNIKLVMNLRQSVKRTIDFKNLAPAVNKKRLIQKTVYDELVKLVDPHAEPFKPKKGKQNVIMFVGLQGSGKTTSCTKLARWYQARGFKACLVCADTFRAGAFDQLKQNATKAKIPYYGSHTETDPVVVAAEGVEKFKKERFEIIIVDTSGRHSQEQDLFDEMVQIQNAVQPDQTIMVLDATIGQQAEAQARAFKDAADFGAIIITKTDGAAAGGGAISAVAATHTPIVFLGNGEHMLDLERFSPQPFVSKLLGMGDVAGLVEHVQSLKLDQKDTMKHIVEGKFSIKDLRDQLSNIMKMGPLSKMAGMIPGLSNMMGGMDDEEGSTKLKRMIYICDSMTEKELESDGKMFIDQPTRMTRIARGSGTSVREVEELLTQHKMMAGMAKKMGGMHKGMQKAQGAMGGMNQKQQIAAMQKRMQSMGGAGRGAGAGGMPGGMDMGAMMKMLGGGGGGGMDMSALQNMMGGMGGMGGAGGAMPDMGAMMNMMKGMGMGGGAPQGGRGRR; the protein is encoded by the exons ATGGTGCTCCAAGACCTCGGGCGGCGCATCAATGCCGCCGTCTCCGACCTCACGCGGTCGCCCAACCTCGACGAGAAGGCGTTCGAGGCCATGCTCAAGGAGATCTCCAACGCCCTCGTCGAGGCCGACGTCAACATCAAGCTGGTCATGAACCTGCGCCAGTCCGTCAAGCGCACCATCGACTTCAAGAACCTCGCCCCCGCCGTCAACAAGAAGCGCCTCATCCAAAAGACCGTCTACGATGAGCTCGTCAAGCTCGTCGACCCCCACGCCGAGCCCTTCAAGCCAAAGAAGGGCAAGCAGAACGTCATCATGTTCGTCGGTCTGCAGGGTTCCGGTAAGACAACATCGTGTACCAAGCTCGCGAGATGGTACCAGGCGCGCGGGTTCAAGGCGTGTTTGGTCTGCGCGGATACCTTCCGTGCTGGTGCTTTCGACCAGCTGAAGCAGAACGCGACCAAGGCCAAGATCCCCTACTACGGTAGCCACACAGAAACCGATCCTGTCGTCGTCGCAGCAGAAGGTGTGGAGAAGTTCAAGAAGGAGCGCTTCGAGATCATCATCGTGGATACCTCTGGACGACACAGCCAGGAGCAGGACCTCTTCGACGAGATGGTGCAGATCCAGAACGCCGTTCAGCCCGATCAGACGATCATGGTTCTCGACGCCACAATCGGTCAACAAGCCGAGGCACAAGCGCGCGCCTTCAAGGACGCAGCAGACTTTGGAGCCATCATCATCACCAAGACCGACGGTGCTGCCGCAGGTGGCGGTGCCATCTCCGCCGTCGCCGCGACACACACACCCATTGTCTTCCTTGGAAACGGAGAGCACATGCTCGATCTCGAGCGCTTCAGTCCGCAGCCATTCGTCTCCAAGCTGCTCGGCATGGGCGACGTTGCAGGTCTCGTCGAACACGTCCAGTCCCTCAAGCTCGACCAAAAGGACACGATGAAGCACATTGTAGAAGGAAAGTTCTCCATCAAGGACCTCCGCGACCAGCTCTCCAACATCATGAAGATGGGCCCCCTCAGCAAGATGGCCGGCATGATTCCTGGCCTGAGCAACATGATGGGCGGGATGGACGACGAAGAGGGCAGCACGAAACTCAAGCGCATGATTTACATCTGCGACAGCATGACAGAAAAAGAGCTCGAGAGCGACGGAAAGATGTTCATCGACCAACCCACACGCATGACGCGCATTGCACGTGGATCCGGTACGAGCGTGCGAGAGGTCGAGGAGCTGCTCACCCAGCACAAGATGATGGCCGGCATGGCGAAGAAGATGGGCGGCATGCACAAGGGTATGCAGAAGGCTCAGGGGGCCATGGGCGGAATGAACCAGAAGCAGCAAATAGCTGCCATGCAAAAGCGAATGCAGTCCATGGGCGGCGCTGGCCGTGGCGCCGGGGCTGGTGGGATGCCCGGTGGCATGGATATGG GAGCAATGATGAAGATGCttggaggcggaggcggaggcggaaTGGACATG AGCGCGCTCCAAAACATGATGGGCGGAATGGGTGGGATGGGCGGCGCTGGCGGCGCGATGCCGGACATG GGTGCCATGATGAACATGATGAAGGGCATGGGTATGGGCGGCGGCGCACCGCAAGGCGGGCGAGGAAGGCGCTAG
- a CDS encoding pre-60S ribosomal particles component yields MVNTSLKRRRTEAEMRKGQPKKEKKKVKRQKYYHSSDDESGNENAATDAPKNYKAPREDEVEEPFEPSGANAVEPKPKPLKSALKPQPKHKATIAAKVAPVDPAHDASPSEDDLAAEDDDEEEEEEEEEEEEEEGSEMEVEADEFDIEDSDSDVSETSTAVARKVKKRNDPDAFATSISRILNTKLTTTKRSEPILARSKDAQTANKELADSKLNEKARRQILAEKRAAREKGRVKDVLGLHDTDVSTAEVTAKEKELRRTAQKGVIKLFNAVRAAQVKGEMAEQLAKDQNVVGMAKREEKVKEMSKQGFLDMITGGSKAREGSVEA; encoded by the coding sequence ATGGTCAACACATCGCTGAAGCGCAGGCGGACGGAGGCGGAGATGCGCAAGGGGCAGccgaagaaggagaagaaaaaGGTCAAGCGCCAGAAGTACTACCACAGTTCGGACGACGAGTCTGGCAATGAGAACGCCGCGACCGATGCGCCGAAGAACTACAAGGCGCCGCGGGAGGACGAGGTGGAGGAACCGTTCGAACCGTCTGGTGCCAACGCCGTGGAGCCCAAGCCCAAGCCGCTGAAGTCAGCACTCAAGCCGCAGCCCAAGCACAAGGCGACCATTGCCGCCAAGGTTGCGCCCGTCGACCCAGCACACGACGCCTCGCCGAGTGAGGACGACCTGGCCGCGGAGGatgacgacgaggaggaagaggaggaggaggaggaggaggaggaggaggaggggtCCGAGATGGAAGTCGAGGCCGACGAGTTTGATATTGAAGACTCGGACTCGGACGTCTCGGAAACATCGACAGCGGTTGCACGCAAAGTGAAGAAGCGCAACGACCCAGACGCATTTGCGACGTCCATCTCGCGCATCCTCAACACCAAGCTGACGACGACAAAACGGTCCGAGCCCATTCTCGCCCGGTCCAAGGACGCGCAGACGGCCAACAAGGAGCTCGCCGACAGCAAGCTGAACGAGAAGGCGCGGCGACAGATCCTAGCCGAGAAGCGAGCGGCGCGCGAAAAGGGACGCGTCAAGGACGTGCTGGGCCTGCACGACACCGACGTCAGCACGGCCGAGGTGACGGCCAAGGAGAAGGAGCTCCGGCGGACGGCGCAGAAGGGCGTCATCAAGCTGTTCAACGCGGTGCGTGCGGCGCAGGTCAAGGGCGAGATGGCGGAGCAGCTGGCCAAGGACCAGAATGTGGTGGGCATGGCGAAGCGCGAGGAGAAGGTCAAGGAGATGAGCAAGCAGGGCTTTCTGGACATGATCACGGGCGGGTCCAAGGCGAGAGAGGGGTCTGTTGAGGCGTAG
- a CDS encoding mitochondrial matrix iron-sulfur protein, with protein MSWASQPSAITAITAVVLVRPPETGARSSILDPRLSPGLDPRLSPGLDSLPCSVLDSLPCSVLDPLPASTLSRPQSSPTLDPLPLRSQPPHPCCTMASKRLLGHARRWVDKAGPPSSARTPRCFASQASRWAMESSTHGKTPRPQHPSRLPCAATPSSRAFSSSPAPRHGHLDKPNAGEELHVTFIDKDNHSHTFEVSAGDNLLDIAQANDLEMEGACGGSCACSTCHVIVDDEAKYDAMEEPDDDENDMLDLAFGLTETSRLGCQVKMTKELDGLVVRLPSMTRNLQASDFK; from the exons ATGTCATGGGCGTCCCAGCCCAGCGCCATCACCGCCATCACCGCTGTCGTTCTCGTGCGCCCGCCCGAAACCGGTGCTCGGTCCTCGATCCTCGATCCTCGACTCTCTCCCGGCCTCGATCCTCGACTCTCTCCTGGCCTCGACTCTCTCCCGTGCTCGGTCCTCGACTCCCTCCCGTGCTCGGTCCTCGATCCTCTCCCGGCCTCGACTCTCTCCCGCCCTCAATCCTCTCCCACCCTCGATCCTCTCCCCCTTCGCTCGCAGCCCCCCCATCCGTGCTGCACAATGGCGTCCAAGAGGCTCCTGGGACACGCGCGGCGGTGGGTGGACAAGGCTGGGCCGCCGTCGAGCGCGCGCACCCCCAGATGCTTCGCCAGCCAGGCCAGCCGTTGGGCGATGGAGAGCAGCACACACGGCAAGACACCGCGGCCACAGCACCCATCTCGCCTGCCGTGCGCGGCGACGCCATCGTCGCGCGCTTTTTCCTCCAGCCCAGCGCCCCGCCACGGCCACCTCGACAAGCCCAACGCCGGCGAAGA ACTGCACGTCACCTTCATCGACAAGGACAACCACTCCCACACCTTCGAGGTCTCGGCCGGCGACAACCTGCTCGACATCGCCCAGGCCAACGACCTCGAGATGGAGGGCGCCTGTGGCGGCTCCTGCGCCTGCTCCACCTGCCACGTTATCGTCGACGACGAGGCCAAGTACGACGCCATGGAGGAgcccgacgacgacgaaaaCGACATGCTGGACCTGGCCTTTGGCCTGACCGAGACCTCGCGGCTGGGCTGCCAGGTCAAGATGACCAAGGAGCTCGATGGCCTGGTCGTCAGGCTGCCGAGCATGACGCGGAATCTGCAGGCCAGCGATTTCAAGTAG